One window of the Candidatus Neomarinimicrobiota bacterium genome contains the following:
- a CDS encoding type II toxin-antitoxin system RelE/ParE family toxin, producing the protein MAIDDMDIPGFRLHPLKGEYKCLWAINMSGNWRVTFRLHESNVYDVNYENYN; encoded by the coding sequence ATGGCCATTGACGACATGGATATCCCGGGATTCCGGCTCCATCCGTTAAAGGGGGAGTATAAATGTTTGTGGGCGATAAACATGAGCGGAAACTGGCGCGTGACCTTTCGATTACATGAAAGTAACGTTTACGACGTTAATTATGAGAACTACAATTAA
- a CDS encoding HigA family addiction module antitoxin, whose translation MRMHNPPHPGEFIREVYLEPFGISTRRVAEKLKVSPSTFNRLINGESNVSPEMALRLSKTLGRSAESWLALQDNYDLWRARSQVDLKAVEKLEISVA comes from the coding sequence ATGAGGATGCATAACCCGCCCCATCCGGGCGAATTTATCCGGGAGGTCTACCTGGAGCCGTTCGGTATAAGCACCCGCCGCGTCGCTGAAAAGCTTAAGGTTTCGCCTTCGACGTTTAACCGCCTGATTAACGGCGAAAGCAATGTCAGCCCTGAGATGGCGTTGCGGCTGTCGAAAACCCTGGGTCGCTCGGCCGAGAGCTGGCTCGCCCTGCAGGACAACTATGACCTGTGGCGTGCCAGGAGCCAGGTTGACTTGAAGGCCGTAGAGAAACTGGAAATTTCGGTTGCCTGA